The following DNA comes from Crateriforma spongiae.
ATCGGGACACGATAGCCGCCCTCGTACGTGCTGCCCTTGCCTTCACGCAGCGGGCCGTTGTCGGCCCCGGCACTGGTTTTGCCGCCGTTGTCGCTAAGGAAAACGATCAGCGTGTCGTTCAGTTGCGATGTTTCGGCCAACGCATTGGCGATCTGACCGACGCCGCGGTCGACGGCGAAGACCATGCCGGCGTAGGTGCGTCGATTTTCGTCATCAATGTGTGCGAAGGGGGCCATGTCTTCCGGCTTGGCTTCCAGCGGCGTGTGCGGCGCGTTGTAGGCCAGGAACATGAAGAATGGTCGATCGTCAGCGGCTGCATCATGGATGATTCGGACGGCTTCGCGCGACAACCCATCGGTGACGTATTCGGTTTCCTTCACCGGTCGGCCGTTGTGTTCCAGTGGGCGAACATATTCGTTGATGTGCTGAATGCCGCGCGCCTTTTGGCGTTCATAGACGCCCTGGAACTGTTGGGGGAAATACTTGTGTCCGCCGCCCAAGAAGCCGTAGTATTCTTCGAAACCACGGTGATTGGGGTGAAACGACGATTGGATCCCCATGTGCCATTTGCCCACCGCGGCGGTGAAGTAGCCGCTACGCTGCAGCACCGTGCTGATCAAGACTTCGTCGGGATCGATGCCGTGTTCCGCATAGGCATCCGCCCCTTGGCCGCTGTTGGGCAAGTTGAACGGAGCGCCGAATTGATGCGGGTAACGTCCCGACATCATGCCCATGCGGCTGGGGCCACAAAACGGATGGGCCACATAGCCCGACGTGCACACCGTTCCCGCTTTGGCCAATGCGTCCAAGTTGGGGGTTTGGATATCGGTTGATCCGTTGAACCCGACGTCGGCATAACCCAAGTCGTCGCACATGATGACCAGGATGTTTGGTCGTGACGTATCATCACCGGCGATCGCATCATTCGCGTTGATTTCATCGGTGGCGAACATCGCCCCAACGCCAACGATCGCAAACGCGATGGATGGAATGAATGTTCGTAGGAGCATATCAGTAACCAAGTGGTTTTCCCTGTTGGTAAAGCGACTGGATTTCGTTGGCATCCAAAGCCGCGTCGTAGATGGCCAATTCATCGATCTGGCCGTTCAGATTACGAACGGCAAACCATGGCGAATTGCGAAGCGGTTGCCCCCAGTTGCCGATCTCGGCGGGGCCGATCCGCAGGTCCTGGACATGAAATTTAGGCTGGATGACTTCATCGCCGACAATGTCGCCGTTTACGTACTGGGTGACGCGTCGATTCGGTGGGTCATAGACCGCGACCAAGTGGAACCATTGATTACGGTTGCTGTCGTTCCAAAACGGACGCGTCTTGTACAGGTGGTGAAACCGGGCTTGCGGGTGACCGCCCAGTCCCGTTCCGGGCGTGTCGTCGACCATCACGGAAAACAACAACCGGCCGTCTTGGTCGATTTGCCAGTGGGGTTCGCCGTTTTCATAGCCGTCGGCCAAGAACAATGCGTTGTAAACGTGATCCAGTCCGTCGATGCGGGCCCAGCATGCGAACGTAAATGCACCGTACTGGCCATCGGTTCGTGTGCGGACACGGGCGCCGGTCCGCGAAAAATCCAAGCCTTCCGATTCGTTGCCGAATCGTCCCGACACTCGTTCGACCGGTCCGACCAACACGCCATCACGTTCATCGGGGGCGCCGACCTGATTGAACATCAGCCGCAGCGAATCGTCCGACGATTCGGCGAAGCGGTCGATGGCGTCGGCTGTGTACAACGCGATCAATCGTTCATCACGACGAAGCTGGCGAATATGATTTTGCCAATCGGCCAAGCGATCGCTTTGTGCGTTGTGACGGCGTCGCTGGACATCGTCATTGGTCGCCAGGTCGTGAAAGTCAGACGCCGACGATGCGGACCCCTTCAACCAATGCCGCTGGCCGGTACGTAACTGTCGTGCCGGCGTGTCGGTGCTGCGAATCTCGACTTGCCCACGAAGGACTTCCACACAGGCGGCGTCGGGGGTCACTTGCAATGCAAACTCGGTCCCCTGGTCGACGATCTGCGCATCGGCGGCTTTGACCGTGAATCCGCGGGCAACCGGTGGGACATTCGCACGCAGGCGACCAAGAAACACCTCGGCTGACCAGTCCGATTCCAAGTTCAGCTCAGCCGGGCCTTCGACGATCAGTGTTGCGCCGCAGAAAAAATCAATCTCGGCGACGCCGGAATCAAATCGCAGTGTTCCGTTGGTTAGCACGTCGCCTTCGTGCAAGCCACTGTTGCCTTTTGGCCAGCGGATGTCGATCGCGCGACGAAGCGTTGCATGTCCGGCGATCAGCCGTTCGGTGGTCGTGTCGGTGTCGCCGGCGGCAAAGGATGATGACGCATCCGGTGCCGGCGACGTGGCCACAGCATCGTCGAGCGAAACACTGCCGCGTTCGGTGCGTGATGGTGCGTCATGTGTTCGCGCGTACCAGGTGATCCCGGCCAATGCGATGATGTTGGCAACCACGCCGACCAGGACCCAACGCGACACCAGCGTCGATCCGCCCGCGTGGCGACCGATCGCCAGTGGCGTTGACATTACATCGGCGCCCGGTGCATCGGATGGCCTGGGCTTTCCCGGGGCATCGACCGCCTGTTGATCCAAGTGTTCGCTGATGTGTACCGCGGTCAGGTAGGTCTGCCGCGCCGCGTCGTCTGTTTCCAAACGGTCTTGCAACCAGTCGAAATCAGCGCGAGAAACGGTCCGCTGCAGCGTTTGAAAGATCACGTTCTTCAAGCGATCAGCCATGCGACGACTCCGATGCCAAACGGCTTTCGACGCAACGCAGTAGCAGTTTGCGCAGGGACTGCACGACGCTGTACAGCTTGCGTGCTCGCTGGCCGGTTTCGCTGGCGATTCGGGCGACCGATTCACCGGGGGAATGCACGCTTAACAGCAGTCGCCGCTGATCGGCGGGCAACTGATCCAGGCAGCGTTCGATCGCTTCGCGTTCTTGATCGCCGCGATCCAAACGCAACTCGGCCGATGCCGCCAATTGTTCAATGACGCTTTCGCGAAACACCAGTCGGTCCCGGGCACGGTCGCGTTGCCAGCTGAGTGTTTTGTAGCGTGCGATCACACAAGCCCAGCGTGTAAATTCGCCGTCGACTTCGGTCGCCGTGTCACAAAACCGGTCGTATTTTCGCCAGCATTCCAGCGCTGTTTCCTGCATCACGTCGTCCACTCCGTCACCAGTGGGCAACAACGCACGGACGAACCGACGGACCGCCTGATCATGACGCGCAAGCAAGCCGACAAAATCGGCGTAGCGGTCATCCAGGGGATCGTCGGGTGGGACGTCATCGGGTGGGGCATCAGGGCGGGAATTCATGCGGATCGAGCCAGAAATCATCGGGCGACACAGAGAGATTCCGGGCACGCCGGAAATTACCAAGCCATTTTGATCATAATAGACAACAAAAAAGCGGCGACCCGAATGATCGAGTCGCCGCGGCGTTGTCAGCAGCTAGGGGGGGCCGTCCGATTCACTTGCCCTCGGCCGCCCATTTTTTCATCAATGCGATGTTGGATTCGATGACCCGCATGTGAGCTTTGTCGCCGTCAGGCTTGCGAAACTTTCGCAAGTATTCCTCCATATCACTGTCGTACATCGCGGCCGATTCCATCTGGCGTCCCTGGTCGCCGGTGTCTTCCATCCAACGATCCAGACGCGACCGCATTTCGGCCAGCTTGTCCTGATAGCCCGGCACATCGGCCAAGTTGTTGATTTCGTACGGGTCGGCCGCCAAATCGTACAACTCCTCCGCCGGTCGGGTCGGGCGAAAAATCAGTTCTTGGATCGCGTCAAGCTTTCCTGCGTCGTGCCATTGCCGCAGTGCAATCAGAATCGCCTTGGCGTCTTTGTAGGCACAAGGCTGTAGGTGCGGCCGCTGAGGGAGGAAGTTGCGGATGTACTTGAAGTCTGCGGTGCGTACCGACCGGATGTGATCGACCGTTTCGTCGCAGCGATCACGCGCCGCAAAGACCGCGTCACGCGGTTGATAATCGTCGGCCAAGATGTCCTGGGCTTGCATCCAAGTCGGGACTTCGATCCCCGCGGCACCCAAGGACAACGCCGCAATGTCGATGTGTTCGACGACGTCATTACGCACGGTTCCCGGTTGGATACCCGGGCCGCTGATCACCAGGGGAACATGAATCCCTTCGTCGTACAGGAATTGTTTTCCACGTGCATGGCTGATGCCGTGATCGGTCATGAACAAGACCAGAGTGTTTTCGCGGATGCCCTCGTCTTCCAATCGCTGTAGCACTTCGCCCACCATGTGATCGGTCATGCGGACCGAGTCCAAATAGGCGGCCCAGTCAGTGACCAGGTCAGGATGTTGCGGGTAATAAGGTGGCAGTTGAACGACATCTTCGCTGGTACGGCTGCCCAGTGTCTTTTCCGCTTGCTCATGAATCCGGCTCCATCCGCTGGCGTCTTTGCCACGCATCTTTCCGCCCTTCGTTTGGATCTGGGCAAAGAAGGGTTGGCCCGGTTTTCGTTCGGACCAATCCGTGCCGTCATAGACCGATGCGTCCCACTGGAAGTTGTAGTCCGTTTTGCCCAGACGTTTGCCGCGATTGGGCCAACCGCTGATCGTCGTGTAATAGCCGGCATCCTGGAACATCTTCGGCACCAATTGGATCGAGGCGGGCAATTCAATTTTGCGTTCGCCGCGTCCGCTGCGATGGTGGTGGGCGCCGATGCTGGTTTGGTACATCCCCGTGATGAACGCCGATCGGCAAGTGCTGCAGACCGGGGCCGTCACGAAGGCGCGATTGAACTGAACACCGCCAGCGGCCAAGGCGTCCACGTTGGGAGTTTCGATCGCCGTTTCGCCATAGCACGAAAAGTTGGCTGACATGTCATCGGGAATGATCCACACGATGTTAGGCCGAGTGGGGCTGGGCCTTGTGGGATTGGACTGTGTGGAGGCCGTGGCCTCATTGTCGGCGATCGCCGGTCCAGCGATCAAACAGCAAGTGATCCAGCCGATTAGGGACAGTGCAGGGTTTCGGGTCATTTTCGCTAAGGTGGGTATCGTTGTGGGGAAAGACGAGGCGGGGAATCTGCCAAACGGGTTCATCATGACTTGGTCGATGAAGGTTTGCCGTTGCAACGTGTTACGGTCGATCCAGGCCCGAGTTGGGGCCGACTGATACGGACGAGCAATCGTCGGATGTCTGCACCACCAGCGTACAATCAAATCCAACGGCGTCGTTGTCTCGGATCGTGACATCGTCGCAGTATTCTAAATCGACCGCCGGGAAATCGGTGACGGCCGGATAGTCTTTGCTGATTTCCAATCGGTTGCCCGAGATGGTCAGGCCGGTGACCGATTGTGCTCGGACCAGGTGCCCGCTGAAGGACCGGATTGTGTTGTCAGTGAAACGAATGTTTCGGTGGAAATGGCCTTCGCCCATATGCTGGGTTTCATTCAACAGCGGTGATGCCAGCAACGGATAAACCGCTCCGCCTTCAAAGCCGACATTGTCAAAGGTGTTTCCGGTGATCGTGATGTTTTGCACGCCACCGGATTCATACCACTTGTTGTTGTCGCCTTCGATCAAGATGCCATGCATCTGGCTGGCAATGACGTTGTCTTGAAGCAACACTTTGCCTTTCGTGGTGATCAAAGCACCGCGTGCGCGGTTTTCGCGGATGGTGTTGTTCTTCATCACCAGATCGGGATACCAAGTCAGGTTTTCCATCGACAACGGTCCTTCGGGCATCCGGTCGGGAACCTCGGCAAGGGTGACCAACAAACGCCGCTCGTTCAGAATCCGCGTCTTGGTGACTTCGGTTTCAAAGAACGGCAGGACGGTGGTTCGCGACAACAACGCGATTCGGTCCCCCGGCTTCGAAAAGACCAGTCCCCATTGCTGGAAGTGGCTGATTTCACACAGGAATTGGCGATCACCCAAGTATTCGACCACTTTGACATAGGCACCGTGAACGTTGATTCCGTCGTCCAACATGTGTTCGAACAAACAGTTTTGTAAGCGGATCGTTCCGCGACATCCGATGAAGTGCGTTGCGTCGGCGCGGGTGGACACGATCCGCTCTTGATTGGATGTCACGACCAACCCGTCCAGTTCCACGTCGTCACATCGTTCGGCGATGACGCCCATGCCACCGGCCGCATGAATGGTCACGTTCTGAATACGTGTTTGGTTGGCTTGGTCCAGATGGATGGCCGGGCAGAGACGACTGGTCGGATGGGTGCCGTAGCTGATCAGAACGCTGCCGACCGGCGGAGGCGATTTGCGAACGCGACCGGAAATCTTCACCGCGTTTTCGCCGGCGTGTGATGCCGTGTAAGGGGCGGAAAAGTTGATCGAATAGTCGCGTGTGTTGAAGATCGGTGCGTTGGTTTTGGGATCGAAGACGATGTTGGATCCCATCCGGTCTTGCCAGTCATACTTTTCCGACAGCAGATTACCGTTCTTGATGGTGTGCGGATAACGTTTCGGATCAACTTCGACGACGAAGCTGCCGTCGTCTGGGTTGCTGGCGATGACGGGCAATTCGTCATGAAACGATCGCTGCCAATCGATCGTAAAATTCTTCAGCGTGATGTCGGTGCACTGGGCCAACACAAACGGGCTGATTCGACCGTGGAACATGAACACGGACCCGCCCCCATCGATGGTCACGTTTTGGTGACCGAACAACGGAAATGCGATGCGTTTCAAACTGTTGTCATGATTGGACACCGCGCGATGTCGTTCGACCGCATTTTCCGGATAAAAGTCATACTGTCCCGCCGCGAAGCGCAGCGTCACGGCATCCCGGTCCGCCAAACTTTCGATCAACCGGTTGACGGCAAATGTGCAATCAGTGCCCGGTCGGATTCCGTGGTCGGCGACATCGATCGTCTGATCGGCAAAAACGGTACTGACGGTCAACGCCAGCATTGTGGTCGCGATGCAACGCATGAAAGGATCTGTGGGGAAGTGGCGGGAATCAGTCTGGTCCGGCTGCACCCTATGCCATCAAACGCCATAAGCCTTCAGGAATCGTGTGCTAGCCCAACGTCATTCTAGCCCGCATGGCCGGGGGCATCGTCGGCGACCGCACCCCACCCTGACAATCCGGACGGATCCCGAGGTGGCGTCATGTCGCAGCCAATCGCCGGTGATTGGCGTTTTTGAATGCGACGCGATTGTTAGTTCTCGTAACGGACCAGATACCATCCGCGTGTCATCGGCAAAAAACGCTGCAGCAAATGGGAATCGCCCAGGCCACCGGTGAAGCTGGTGGGATGGCGCTTGTGCGGATGCCATTCGATCCAGTCGCCTTCGTCCGGGCCGGCAAGCCGCAACCGCAGACCGCCGTGACGGTCCCGTTCGATCGTGTTGATCGTTACGGCGGGTGATTCAAACTTGACGGGCGTCAGCAAAACTAAGGTGCGGGGACGTCCGATGGGGTAGGCCATGAACGGACCGGTCTGGTGCAGTTCGCCGTCCATCAGGGGCCAAGCTTGCCGAAGCGGTTGTGCGAGGGTTTCCAGGCGATCAAGAAGACTGATCATCCGAAACCGCTTGCTTTGCCAAGCGATCGGATCGTGGCCGGTTGCCAGCGAACAAAGGCCGGCCGCCATCATCGTCGTCAACATCAAGCGGCCGATGCCGAGACGGAAACGCCGTTTCTGTCCGAACACCCGACCTGACATCAGTCTTCGCCCGGAACATCGCAGTAGGACAAGGCCATCAGTGCAAAAGCCGTCGCCAGGTTTTTGTCATTTTCAAACCACTGGCCGTTTTCGTTGCTCCAAGATCCGTCGTCGTTTTGGCGTTCGGCCAACTCGGCAATCAGATCGGCTTTCCAGTGATGCGTGTGACCATCGGCATCGGTGACGACTTGCAGGCCCGTTGCGTTCAAGGCGGCCGCGAACGTGTGGTAGTAATAAAACAGGCCGGCCGATCCCATGCCGGGATTCCGATCGACGCCATAGTTCATTTCGATCCAACGCACGGCGGCTTTGACACGCGGGTCGTTTTTCTGCAAGCCCGCATAGATCATGCTTTTCAAACCCGTGTAGGTCATCGATCCATAGCTTCGTAAACCACCATTGGCCGTGGTGCGTTCGTCGGATCGGCCGCTGCGACCCTGAGGTGTGCCTGATTCGGGCGTGGCGTCCGGAATGACATAGTAGAAACCGCCGTCGTCCACCTTGTCCGCGTATGCGGTGTCGTTGTGTGGTGAATCTAGGTTTTGGCAGCGGGATATGAATTTCAATGCGGCTTGGATGGCGGGGTCACCGGTGGGCGTTTCGACGCTGCGAAGCGCCTCGATCAGGTAACCCGTGTTGGACAGATCGGGCCGTTCATCACCGCTGTAGCTGGCGCCGCCGAAGGAAGGGTCGGACGGGTCCTTGCGCTCATTACCGTAATGCAAATCGGTGACAAAGCGTTTGGCGTCCTGCAAGATCTGGTCATAGCGTCCGTCGGCGTTGGCTTGCGCGAAGCAAACCATGGCGACGCAGGTTTCATAGTTCTTCAGCCGACCGCTGCCGTAGATCCCGCCATCCTTTTGAACAAATGATTCCAAGGCTTTTAAGCCCGACGCGACCATTGGATCATCGATCGGACGTCCGTTACGAAGCGCCGACGTGATCGCCAGCGCGGTGATCCCAGGACCGACGCGATCGGAAAATGTGCCGGTGTCCGATTGCCCTTTTTCCTCCAGGAAACTCAGCCCCGCTTGAGTGATCTTGTCCCGCTGTGCGGAAACGGATCGCCATTCGACCGAACCGTTGCCTACTTTGGAGGGCGAATCGGCGAAAGCCGGGACCGCTGTCATCGCGACCAGTCCCAAGGTGACAAAGAACCGCCGGTGGTGGCGAAAATTCCGCCGGCCCCGAAAGGTGGATGGCGACGTGGCGACTGACGGTGAATCCATGGCGGCGATGCTTTCCTGCGATGCGGTAACGGAACGCCGCACAGAAACACGGACGGCGAGTGTTCGCACGCGGTTCCGACCAGACGCTCGTGTGATCGTCCCGCGCGTTTCCGAGCCTTTGTGGGCGGCTGTACACCGGATCGGCAAAGCAAGCAGCGTGCCGGGCAGAGGTCTTGGTCAGCGTTGTCGCGGTTGAGCGACCAAGTCCGCCGATCCGCTGGCCCAATCGTCGGTGCCGTCGACTCGGACGCGGCAGATCAACATCCCGTCGATGGAATCCGGCAATTCGAACGTGTGCCGATTCACGGCGCCGGCATCGGCATCCGCATCGGCCGATGCGATCGACCAGTGTCCCGGTTCGACTTCGCGGACCCAGCCGGCATCGATCCACTGATCGTCGGGTTGATAGCCCACGGGAAAACCGACATCGATTTGTGATTGTCCGTCGATGGGGCTGGACCATTCGATCTGCAAGGGTTGGCCGTCCAAGTGTCCGCTGACGACACGAATCGGCACCGTCTTGGGCGGATTCAATTTCAGGGTCGGGTCCCCCAGCAAGTTGTACAAACGCATGTGCTCATGTCGTTCGTCGATCAACTTCGTCCCGCTGGGGCTGACCACCGCGGCCAAGGTATCGATCAGTTTCCGCGTGGTCGTGCGATCGTCCTGTTCATCGTCGGCATGCATTGCGTTAAGCGTGCCCAACCAGGCGTCGCCCAGACGTGGCACCCGGCGATCATAGATCCCATCGATCAACCCGACCGCGGCGGTGCAGTTGCCATAGGGCATTGTGACCCGGCTGCCGGCGATCATCGCGATCGGACCGAACGGTTGCATCATCATCGACTCAGCCAAACACGGCTGGGATGCATCAAAGGCCCCGGTGTAACACGCCAGCATCAGACCGATGCTGCTGCGTTCTTGGGATCCGGCCAGACGCGACACCGAAACGTTGTCCAGCACCGCGATGCCGTCCTCGGTGGCCGGAACGCGGTCCAGTTGGTCGATCCAACCGTGGCCGGCATAGACCCAAAACCGAGAACCACGTTGGTACCGCCGGATCACCGCGTCGCGAAAGCTGGCGCCTGGCGGATAAAAGCGATGCCCGGGGCTGCCATAAGCGATCGACGTCCGCGTGTCCCCCGGCAGCACGCCGGTAACGATCGCTCGCGTGACTTGTTCGATCGCGGCGTCGGCGATCATCCCGAATCCGCCAATGCCGGCGGTCAATTCGATGCGTTGTCGCCAAGGCCCGAAATCGCGACTGCGTTCGTAGGCTTTCAATCGATTGACAAAGGATTGCACCTGAGCCGGGCTGGTGACAGGGATGCGCCCCACTGCCCGCCTTGGAGTTTGGTCCGGTCCGGCCAGTCCATAGGGCAAGTCCGTGGCGATCGTCGGTGTCGAACCCCAGTTCCGGGTCACCGTGGTTTCGCGGTAATGCGTGGGGATTTGTCGTGCCGGGTCACAAGCGGTACCGATCACCGGTGCGTCACCCAGCAACACAACGTATCGCGTGTTAGTGTCGCTGGCTTGGTTGATTGTCTGGGACAATGATTCGGCCGTCCGTTGTGACGGGATCACCGTGATCTGCAGCGATTCGGCCGTGCGGTGTTCGATCCATTTGCGTGCGGCGGTTTGAAAGGCATCGGGACACACCAAAACGACATCGCCCGCCGACGCGGTGCCAGCGACTGATATCAGCAAAAAGCCCAGCCAGGACGCGTGCCATCGCCATGGTGATTTCACGTTCGCCGGGCGGCCTGACTGCGGCGATGATCCTGGCTGCACCATGGTCGCCCCACGCCGGTCGGTGGTGGATTTGGTCGGTTTGACTGATTCCGTCATCGGGGCCTCATGCACTAGGCTTTGAATAGCGTGACGTTGCTGGGTGGCGGACAGGGGGGTTGGCTAACTGACGTTTTACGGAAGGGCGGCCAAACGCGTTCGCATGGCACGGGGCCATGGCCGGCGAATCGGACACCGTTTTTTCGTTCGGCCGGGTTTCAAAACACTGCGTTCTGCACGGACATTCGTATCCAAAAGGCTTCCATGAGTACCGCCAGTCCCGCATCCCTAAAGCGAATCCCACGTTTGGCGGTGACCGTCGGCGACGTCGCGGGTGCCGGTCCCGAACTGGCGCTTCGCTGTACGATGCTGAGCGAAATCACGGATCGGTGTCAACCGATTCTTGTCGGTCCGGCCGACGTGATTCGGCGGATCGGTGGTCTTTTGGATTTGCCTGTCCCCGAAGTCGCCCATGATTGGGCGGACGTCGAAGCATCCGATCGTCCGATGATTTGGCCCGTCGGTGATCTGGACGCCGTCGCCGTTGTGCCGGGACGCCCTGACGCGGCGACGGGCGCGGCGTCGTTGGCATCGGTCCAGTGGGCGATTGATGCCGCGATCGATCACAGGGTTGCCGGTGTCGTGACCGGCCCCATTCAAAAGGAAGCGTGGCATCAAGCTGGTTGTCCGTTTCCCGGTCACACCGAACTGCTGGCCGATCGGACCGGTGTGACCGACTTTCGAATGATGTTGACCAGCCCCCAAATTTCTTGCGTGCTGGTGACGATTCACGAAGCCATCGCGGATGTACCGAAGCTGATCCGCACATCGTCGATCATTGAAGCGGCCCGGTTGGGGCATGCCGCGGTGTCACGCCGTCTGGGGCGTCCCGCTCGCGTGACCGTTCTGGGATTGAATCCACACGCGGGCGAAGGCGGCTTGTTCAGCCACGGTGAAGAGGAACGTTTGATTCAGCCCGCCGTTGCCCAGCTTTCACGCGAAGGCATTCCTGTGACCGGCCCGTTGCCGCCGGACACGGCTTTCACACCGCGGCAGCGTGACCAGACCGACGTGTATGTTTGCATGTACCACGATCAGGGTTTGATCCCCTTGAAGGCGCTCGCGTTTGACGAAGCCGTCAACGTCACTCTGGGATTGCCGATCGTAAGAACCAGCGTGGATCACGGCACGGCGTTGGACTTGGCTTGGACCGGCCGAGCCAGCCATCACAGCATGCAGGCCGCGATCGAAATGGCGATCGACTTGGCCGCCGACTAGTTCCACCCGTCGACTGGACGTCCGGCATTCAGTGTACGACGCCCAGCCTAACGTTGTCCGGCCACCGTGTTTTGATCCAGGACGCTTCCGCGTGCCTCGTTCAGCATGCCGGCCAAGTCTTCCATAATCACACTGGCCGGCAACGCGTAGCTGACGACGCGGCCGGCGCGAGCGATGTTCATCCCGATCACGCGACCGTCGCTGTCCAAAATCGGACCGCCACATTCATCGGGATTCAGCACGGTGTCGTGTTGAAATACGTCATCGAAGCCGGACAGGCGTGCGCTGCGGGGGCCGTTGACGCGTGCGTCGTTTTCCGTTTCCTGCAGCACGCTAAGATCACGAAGTCGCGCGTCCATCTCCAATCGGTCTTCACCGCGGACGATGGTCAATGCCACGACTTCGCCCGGGTACATTTTGCTCAGCGTGTTGACCACGGCAAAGCGATCGGGTTGCTGGCGGCCATTGATCGCCACGATGCGATCCCCCTGTTCGATGCCCGCTTGATCGGCGCCGCTGCCGGGTTGGACACCACGAACGGTTGCACCGGAGCGTTCGGCGCTGACCAGTTGAACGCCAAGGCGGCCTTTGTGTTCGACACGGACTCGTCGTGAACCGATCGCCCCGATCCCGATCGTGCGTCCGGTGCGTCCGGGGCTGATCAGAAAACTGCCGGCCGTCGGCGTCTGGTCCACCCAAGTCACCGGAGTGAACGTTTCATCAGATTCGATTTTGATCAGACCCAAATCGGACGATCGGCGGACCGCGGCGATGCGTCCGGGCAACAGACGGTTATCCGACATGCGGACGCGGATCGGATCGCCCGTCAATTCACTGCGTTTGGTCAGGACATATCCTTCGGCGGCCACGATCGTGCCCAAGGCCACCGGACGATCACCGCTGTAGACCTTCACGACGCTGTCGATGGTCGACTGTGACAGCGGCGAAACCAAACGCTTCATTTCCGCGTTGTCGCGTCGCTGGGATGTCCGCAGACCCAACTGGTGCCGCAACCAAGCTTCGGTGTCGTCGTAGTCTTGAGCCCGTGCGACATCGACATCGATCGTCATGATCGACAACGCGGCAAGGCAAAGGATCCACCAATTCTTATTCATGACGAAGGGATGCGGTTTCCGGTGTCGGGGACTGGCAGGGTCGTGAAAAGAACAAATCGAAATGGCCGGTAGCGTTTTAACTGCAAAGAAACACATGGCGTCGCTGGCCCCTGTTTCCATCAGTCGTCGTCTTCACCTCGTCCGATTTCCAACAGGACTTTGAACTGGGTGCCGCCGCGGGTCAGCCAAACCACGACGCGTTCACCGGGCATCGTGTTGGAGACCGCGCGGGTCAGCGATTCAAAATTCGAAACGCTGACTTCGCCAAATTGTGTGATCACATCGCC
Coding sequences within:
- a CDS encoding prenyltransferase/squalene oxidase repeat-containing protein translates to MDSPSVATSPSTFRGRRNFRHHRRFFVTLGLVAMTAVPAFADSPSKVGNGSVEWRSVSAQRDKITQAGLSFLEEKGQSDTGTFSDRVGPGITALAITSALRNGRPIDDPMVASGLKALESFVQKDGGIYGSGRLKNYETCVAMVCFAQANADGRYDQILQDAKRFVTDLHYGNERKDPSDPSFGGASYSGDERPDLSNTGYLIEALRSVETPTGDPAIQAALKFISRCQNLDSPHNDTAYADKVDDGGFYYVIPDATPESGTPQGRSGRSDERTTANGGLRSYGSMTYTGLKSMIYAGLQKNDPRVKAAVRWIEMNYGVDRNPGMGSAGLFYYYHTFAAALNATGLQVVTDADGHTHHWKADLIAELAERQNDDGSWSNENGQWFENDKNLATAFALMALSYCDVPGED
- the pdxA gene encoding 4-hydroxythreonine-4-phosphate dehydrogenase PdxA, whose product is MSTASPASLKRIPRLAVTVGDVAGAGPELALRCTMLSEITDRCQPILVGPADVIRRIGGLLDLPVPEVAHDWADVEASDRPMIWPVGDLDAVAVVPGRPDAATGAASLASVQWAIDAAIDHRVAGVVTGPIQKEAWHQAGCPFPGHTELLADRTGVTDFRMMLTSPQISCVLVTIHEAIADVPKLIRTSSIIEAARLGHAAVSRRLGRPARVTVLGLNPHAGEGGLFSHGEEERLIQPAVAQLSREGIPVTGPLPPDTAFTPRQRDQTDVYVCMYHDQGLIPLKALAFDEAVNVTLGLPIVRTSVDHGTALDLAWTGRASHHSMQAAIEMAIDLAAD
- a CDS encoding PDZ domain-containing protein; translated protein: MNKNWWILCLAALSIMTIDVDVARAQDYDDTEAWLRHQLGLRTSQRRDNAEMKRLVSPLSQSTIDSVVKVYSGDRPVALGTIVAAEGYVLTKRSELTGDPIRVRMSDNRLLPGRIAAVRRSSDLGLIKIESDETFTPVTWVDQTPTAGSFLISPGRTGRTIGIGAIGSRRVRVEHKGRLGVQLVSAERSGATVRGVQPGSGADQAGIEQGDRIVAINGRQQPDRFAVVNTLSKMYPGEVVALTIVRGEDRLEMDARLRDLSVLQETENDARVNGPRSARLSGFDDVFQHDTVLNPDECGGPILDSDGRVIGMNIARAGRVVSYALPASVIMEDLAGMLNEARGSVLDQNTVAGQR
- a CDS encoding C25 family cysteine peptidase yields the protein MKSPWRWHASWLGFLLISVAGTASAGDVVLVCPDAFQTAARKWIEHRTAESLQITVIPSQRTAESLSQTINQASDTNTRYVVLLGDAPVIGTACDPARQIPTHYRETTVTRNWGSTPTIATDLPYGLAGPDQTPRRAVGRIPVTSPAQVQSFVNRLKAYERSRDFGPWRQRIELTAGIGGFGMIADAAIEQVTRAIVTGVLPGDTRTSIAYGSPGHRFYPPGASFRDAVIRRYQRGSRFWVYAGHGWIDQLDRVPATEDGIAVLDNVSVSRLAGSQERSSIGLMLACYTGAFDASQPCLAESMMMQPFGPIAMIAGSRVTMPYGNCTAAVGLIDGIYDRRVPRLGDAWLGTLNAMHADDEQDDRTTTRKLIDTLAAVVSPSGTKLIDERHEHMRLYNLLGDPTLKLNPPKTVPIRVVSGHLDGQPLQIEWSSPIDGQSQIDVGFPVGYQPDDQWIDAGWVREVEPGHWSIASADADADAGAVNRHTFELPDSIDGMLICRVRVDGTDDWASGSADLVAQPRQR